A window from Acinonyx jubatus isolate Ajub_Pintada_27869175 chromosome E1, VMU_Ajub_asm_v1.0, whole genome shotgun sequence encodes these proteins:
- the KIF2B gene encoding kinesin-like protein KIF2B has translation MARRLCPPVAPRLTNLKLLMPQAGDVQVGICVAIQRSDGRIHLAVVTEIKRENAWVTVEWVEKGVKKGKKVDLETIFLLNPALASAQHPTPSSLLPLSLAPPSAIGDQRAATRWIATIPQKNETPSGDSPALRVPSNPCLMKRKKSPCLQEIEKLQKQREKRRQLQLQIRAQRALNVNTGNPNYEIMHMIEEYRRHLDGSKVSSLEPREDHRICVCVRKRPLNQRETTMKDLDIITIPSDNVVMVHESKQKVDLTRYLENQTFCFDHAFDDTASNELVYQFTAQPLVESIFHKGMATCFAYGQTGSGKTHTMGGAFSGRDQDCSKGIYALVARDVFLLLQTAAYEKLGLKVYGTFFEIYGGKVYDLLNLKKKLQVLEDGNQQVQVVGLQEQEVCCVEDVLNLVELGNSCRTSGQTSVNAHSSRSHAVFQIILKSGGKLHGKFSLVDLAGNERGADTAKANRKRQLEGAEINKSLLALKECIRALGQNKSHTPFRASKLTQVLRDSFIGQNSSTCMIATISPGMASCENTLNTLRYANRVKELTLDLRPHHLCFYPVGPEVPRMLETHVRNSKTSLQRDGVIKIPCIQSEEEEQAKHTETLSTPLGEDTRTSWTESRQPPGNNIQETAGGVNYDVDFCIAQLLSILDQKIGILTEIQKKLKLLQADLQKKTECSGANGKRSDLQSNGKR, from the coding sequence ATGGCCCGCCGGTTATGCCCCCCCGTCGCCCCTCGTCTCACAAACTTGAAACTCTTGATGCCGCAGGCGGGAGATGTCCAAGTGGGCATCTGCGTGGCGATCCAGCGCAGCGACGGGCGCATCCACCTCGCTGTGGTCACAGAGATCAAAAGAGAAAACGCTTGGGTCACGGTGGAGTGGGTCGAAAAGGGAGTCAAGAAGGGCAAGAAGGTTGACCTGGAGACCATATTCCTGCTGAATCCCGCGCTGGCCTCCGCTCAGCACCCCACGCCGTCCTCACTGCTGCCCTTGTCTCTAGCGCCCCCTTCGGCCATCGGGGACCAGCGCGCGGCCACGCGGTGGATTGCGACCATCCCCCAGAAAAACGAAACGCCCTCAGGGGACAGCCCCGCTCTGAGAGTCCCCAGCAATCCCTGCCTGATGAAGCGGAAAAAGTCTCCCTGCCTACAGGAAATCGAGAAGCTACAAAAGCAGCGGGAGAAGCGCAGGCAGCTGCAGCTGCAGATCCGAGCCCAACGCGCCCTCAATGTCAACACGGGAAACCCCAACTACGAGATCATGCACATGATCGAAGAGTACCGCAGGCACCTGGACGGCAGCAAGGTGTCCAGCCTGGAGCCCCGGGAAGACCATCGGATCTGCGTCTGCGTGCGGAAGCGTCCTCTCAACCAGCGAGAGACCACCATGAAGGACCTGGACATCATCACCATCCCCTCGGACAACGTGGTCATGGTGCATGAGTCCAAGCAAAAGGTGGACCTCACTCGCTACCTGGAGAACCAGACCTTCTGCTTCGACCATGCCTTCGATGACACCGCCTCCAACGAGTTAGTGTACCAGTTCACCGCCCAGCCGCTGGTGGAGTCCATCTTCCACAAGGGCATGGCCACCTGCTTTGCCTACGGGCAGACAGGCAGTGGGAAAACGCACACCATGGGCGGGGCCTTTTCGGGAAGGGACCAGGATTGCTCCAAAGGCATCTATGCCCTGGTGGCGCGGGATGTCTTCCTCCTGCTCCAAACTGCAGCTTATGAGAAGCTGGGCCTCAAAGTCTACGGGACATTTTTTGAGATTTATGGGGGCAAGGTGTATGATCTGTTAAACTTGAAGAAGAAGCTGCAAGTCCTTGAGGATGGCAATCAGCAAGTCCAGGTGGTCGGACTTCAGGAGCAGGAGGTATGTTGTGTGGAGGACGTGCTGAACCTCGTGGAGCTAGGGAACAGCTGCCGGACTTCGGGACAGACATCAGTCAATGCCCACTCTTCCAGGAGCCATGCGGTGTTCCAGATCATCCTAAAGTCAGGAGGGAAACTGCATGGCAAGTTTTCCCTCGTTGACTTGGCTGGGAACGAAAGGGGAGCGGATACTGCCAAAGCCAACCGGAAACGGCAGCTGGAAGGGGCGGAGATTAATAAAAGTCTCCTGGCGCTCAAAGAATGCATCCGGGCTTTGGGTCAGAACAAGTCCCATACCCCGTTCAGAGCCAGCAAACTCACGCAGGTGCTCCGGGACTCCTTCATAGGCCAGAACTCCTCCACTTGTATGATCGCTACTATCTCTCCAGGGATGGCCTCTTGTGAAAACACCCTCAACACTTTAAGATATGCAAACAGAGTGAAAGAATTAACTCTGGATTTAAGGCCCCACCATCTTTGTTTCTATCCGGTTGGACCTGAGGTGCCAAGGATGTTGGAGACTCACGTTAGAAATTCAAAAACATCCCTTCAAAGGGATGGAGTCATTAAAATACCTTGTATCCAGAGTGAAGAGGAAGAACAGGCTAAGCACACTGAAACACTGTCCACTCCATTAGGGGAGGATACAAGGACTTCGTGGACGGAATCAAGACAACCGCCAGGGAACAACATCCAGGAGACAGCTGGTGGGGTAAACTATGATGTTGATTTTTGCATTGCCCAGTTATTGTCCATTTTGGATCAGAAAATAGGTATTCTGACTGAGAtccaaaagaaactgaaattattACAAGCTGACCTCCAAAAGAAGACCGAGTGTAGTGGAGCCAATGGCAAGAGGTCAGATCTGCAAAGTAATGGCAAGAGGTAA